From a single Nicotiana tabacum cultivar K326 chromosome 8, ASM71507v2, whole genome shotgun sequence genomic region:
- the LOC107780083 gene encoding uncharacterized protein LOC107780083 codes for MGKFAITTIMMGFLLLFLCAGVTEAVYMKYKDPKQPLNVRIRDLMHRMSLEEKIGQMTQIERHLASPEIMKNYFIGSVLSLGGSEPAPKATAADWVKMVNEIQKGSLSTRLGIPMIYGIDAVHGHNNVYKATIFPHNVGLGVTRDPQLVKRIGAATALEVRATGIPYTFAPCIAVCRDPRWGRCFESYSEDHRIVRAMTEIIPGLQGDIPANSRKGVPFVEGKIKVAACAKHFVGDGGTVKGIDENNTIISANELLSIHMPAYVDSIIKGVSTIMISYSSWNGMKMHANRDLITGFLKGKLKFKGFVISDWNGIDKITDPPHANYSYSIQAGVLAGIDMIMGPENVTEFLDDLAFQVRNNIIPMSRIDDAVKRILRVKFVMGLFENPLADLSLANQLGSQEHRELAREAVRKSLVLLKNGKAISQPLVPLSKKVAKILVAGSHADNLGYQCGGWTRSWQGIEGNDLTTGTTVLTAVRNTVHPSTQVVYRDNPDINFLKSNHFSYTIVVVGETPYAETFGDGANLTIPEPGPSTITNVCGVVKCVVVVISGRPVVTGPYLANIDALVAAWLPGSEGQGVADVLFGDYGFTGKLARTWFKSVDQLPMNVGDPHYDPLFPFGFGLTTEPVKS; via the exons ATGGGGAAATTTGCAATTACAACAATTATGATGGGTTTTCTGCTGTTGTTCTTGTGTGCTGGTGTTACTGAAGCAGTGTACATGAAGTACAAAGACCCAAAACAGCCACTGAATGTTAGAATAAGGGATTTGATGCACAGAATGAGTCTTGAAGAGAAAATTGGTCAGATGACTCAGATTGAGAGACATTTAGCTTCACCTGAGATCATGAAGAACTACTTCATTG GGAGTGTACTGAGTCTTGGAGGAAGCGAACCAGCTCCAAAAGCTACTGCTGCGGACTGGGTAAAGATGGTTAATGAGATTCAGAAGGGTTCCCTTTCAACACGCCTTGGTATTCCCATGATCTATGGAATTGATGCAGTCCATGGGCACAACAATGTCTACAAAGCCACAATTTTTCCACACAATGTTGGCCTTGGAGTCACAAG AGACCCACAGCTTGTGAAGCGGATTGGGGCTGCAACTGCTCTTGAAGTCAGAGCTACAGGAATCCCTTATACTTTTGCACCTTGTATCGCC GTCTGTAGAGATCCAAGATGGGGTCGGTGCTTCGAAAGCTACAGCGAAGATCATAGAATTGTTCGAGCAATGACTGAGATCATTCCTGGTTTACAGGGAGATATTCCAGCGAACTCCCGTAAGGGTGTTCCTTTTGTCGAAGGAAA GATTAAAGTAGCAGCCTGTGCTAAGCACTTTGTGGGCGATGGTGGCACTGTCAAGGGCATTGATGAAAATAACACTATTATCAGTGCAAATGAGCTACTTAGCATCCACATGCCAGCCTATGTTGATTCCATTATAAAGGGAGTTTCAACAATAATGATATCTTACTCAAGCTGGAATGGTATGAAGATGCATGCTAATCGTGATCTGATCACTGGTTTTCTCAAGGGAAAGCTCAAGTTCAAA GGTTTTGTCATTTCAGATTGGAACGGTATTGACAAGATTACCGATCCACCCCATGCGAATTACTCTTACTCTATTCAGGCTGGAGTTCTTGCTGGAATTGACATG ATTATGGGTCCGGAGAACGTGACTGAATTTCTTGATGATCTGGCTTTCCAAGTCAGGAATAATATCATTCCCATGAGCAGGATAGACGATGCAGTTAAGAGGATATTAAGGGTTAAATTTGTCATGGGGCTGTTTGAGAACCCATTGGCTGATCTCAGCTTAGCGAACCAATTAGGAAGCCAG GAACACAGAGAATTAGCAAGAGAAGCAGTGAGGAAATCACTTGTACTATTGAAGAATGGGAAAGCTATTAGCCAGCCACTAGTTCCCCTTTCGAAAAAAGTGGCGAAGATACTTGTGGCTGGTAGTCACGCTGACAATTTGGGTTACCAGTGCGGAGGCTGGACTAGGAGTTGGCAGGGAATTGAAGGGAATGATCTTACCACAG GAACTACAGTTTTAACTGCTGTGAGAAACACAGTCCATCCATCCACACAAGTGGTTTACAGGGACAATCCAGATATAAACTTTCTAAAGTCCAACCACTTCTCCTATACCATTGTTGTCGTAGGTGAAACACCCTACGCAGAGACATTTGGCGATGGTGCAAATCTTACAATACCTGAACCTGGTCCCAGTACTATAACTAATGTCTGTGGAGTTGTGAAATGTGTAGTGGTTGTCATCTCTGGGCGTCCAGTCGTGACTGGGCCTTATCTTGCAAATATAGACGCCCTCGTGGCTGCATGGCTTCCGGGAAGTGAAGGCCAAGGTGTTGCTGATGTTCTGTTTGGTGACTATGGATTCACAGGCAAACTTGCGCGCACTTGGTTCAAGTCAGTTGACCAGCTTCCCATGAATGTTGGCGATCCACATTATGATCCTTTGTTTCCTTTTGGATTTGGTCTCACAACTGAGCCTGTCAAGAGCTAA